aattcgatgaaataaaatcttttataaggtaatttagtcttttagctttaatttgatatataacttgcctttgtagcgaaaatactcgcgcgaatagaatttttttctgtggacacctcgttttcctttaccgagaccttaaaCCGTCGGGTTACAGTCCTCTTTTGCACTACCCCGAGTTTTAAAATCTGGTGGACGTTTTTTACATTCGCTGAGCTTTGCTGTGCGAAAAGTATCGAAAAGCGCGCTCTTCCGTTCCTGTCAGCTTTTCAAACGGGAGGGGCGTATTGAAACGCACAAGGTGTCATAACAGGTTTCACTGAAGTGTCAATCAACTCGGCAGCAGTAAAGTTGAGTTGCGGAAATGTCGCTAAAAGACAATTTTGAAGAGCTCTTCAGTTAGCTTTGTTTGTCTACAACCAACATACAGAACATACATTTCTCTTTGAAAGGATTCTAATAAAAACGCACAGCGGTTAGAAACCTCAGTCTGCTGTATTTTGCAACAGTGAAGACCAGCCTCTTAACTAGTGATGTTCACGACCAGTAAACATTTTATCTGCAACGTTCCACGATGGATTGTCTTTGCAAGGTTTAGGTTCAAAATGGTATGGGGGATATATCTTTCGATAATCAAACGTCGTGGCTTggcaaaaacttgaaaatggagGTATTGCGTACACGTCTTTAGCGCCATCGTTTGCATTTTTGCCAAACGCCCACATCGTATTTGCGTATGTTCCATGTAGTCCCAAATATGAACTACAAAGGTTTGTGGCATTTTTGAATTGCTGTGCATACGAAGCTGGCGGATCATGATACAATCGTGTGTCGTGAAAATACTGTTTTATCTTTACATCCTGCAGCCAAATACCGATCTGTTGGTCAGCGTGAGGATGACAAAGCATCGTGCTTTCGTTTTGCGCCAAGAACTGTTGAATGATATTCTTAGAGAACAACAGAAATGATTCATCAATCCATGTAATGCCAGCTTCGCAGTGAAAATGTCCCCAAACTAGGTTGTCTTTTGGCCGTAAAGAAATCTCTTCCAGAAGCCTctttaaacaaaggaaatagtcATCGTCAATTCTGAGAAGGTACTGAAAGTCAAATTTAGCCATCGCCCATCTTATATGGTGAAGAAAACGAAGTCCAAACTCCCAGCCTCCTTGTAAAGCCTGTAATTCCATGTCCTTGTAAGTATTTCTCTCAGAAACTGTCAACGTACGCTGAAAGTAGTCTTTGATGAAGCCATCGGTTATAAAGACGCACTTAACCTGTTTGAGAAAATAACGCGATATCATTTCGAGAATGACGAAGAGAAAGAGTCAGTGGGGCTTTTCTTGGGAAGGGGGAGGGCTCTTAGTATATCCTGGGGGCTTTTTATCGGATGCATTTTCTTGTTTATGCAGGTAGATGGGCGTATAACTAGTGGATCAGGGGTTATAAGCGGAAGCATGCTGGGGGAGGAGGCTTTTTAGTATGTCCGGGGGCTTTTTATCGGAAGCATTTACATGTAGATAGGCGTATAACAGGGGaatggggtggggggaggggggggggtataaACGGAAGTTTATGGCATTCCGGCATCCACTAACCATATCTCCTATGCAGTGTTTCCACCACGTGCCGCGAATCGCCTGCCTTCTTTCAAATCTTGCTGGTGCAGTACTAACAATTATCAATAACGTTACTTTCTTCTTGTTGACTCCCAAGTCTTGAAAATCTAATATTGGAAGAAGATTCCCGTTGGATATAGCTTCTGTTTCTCGACGTGGCTTCTCATTCGTTAGTGAAACAAGAATTACGTCTTCTACATCTTTTGTCTCAGGATTTGGTCTAGAAACACCTCCGATTCTCATTAATGAATCGTTAAAACTTTGATCTATTGTTCTTAATGGCTGGAACATATAGCCAGGCAGCGTTGAAAATTGAACATAAATCATCCACAACATTAAGCAAGTAAACGAACAAAACAGCAGCAAACACAGTAAGGTTGGCGTTCGCAGTATGCGTGCGCAACGCATATATGGTATCGATCCACGGTTAAATTCTGTAATAATGAGATTATGTTCTCTTGGACTGTTCATGACACTTGAAGGCGCTGATTCTTGCGGGCTGATCCTTTTGGGAAAAGAAACCATTCATGGTGTTACTTACAAGAGTTTTGTCCGTGTGCACGAATATTAAGCTACATTCACACAGTACGGGACGAATTTCCGAACGGTTATAAATTCGTGCGTTGAGCTGTTGCGTTGATACGGAACCACTCGAGCTGTACGAAAACTTAATTAGACGCCTAACCGTTCAAAAATTGTCAACAACAAAATCGAGGTCAAATTTTAAACTGGCGCGGAGTGAATACCCATATCCGTCTAAATTTCTGTACGGCAAAGGCGTGGTTGCATGAATGTCTTCCAGCTCAGCTGGGagacgccattttggatttgctcA
The genomic region above belongs to Porites lutea chromosome 12, jaPorLute2.1, whole genome shotgun sequence and contains:
- the LOC140921816 gene encoding uncharacterized protein, translated to MVSFPKRISPQESAPSSVMNSPREHNLIITEFNRGSIPYMRCARILRTPTLLCLLLFCSFTCLMLWMIYVQFSTLPGYMFQPLRTIDQSFNDSLMRIGGVSRPNPETKDVEDVILVSLTNEKPRRETEAISNGNLLPILDFQDLGVNKKKVTLLIIVSTAPARFERRQAIRGTWWKHCIGDMVKCVFITDGFIKDYFQRTLTVSERNTYKDMELQALQGGWEFGLRFLHHIRWAMAKFDFQYLLRIDDDYFLCLKRLLEEISLRPKDNLVWGHFHCEAGITWIDESFLLFSKNIIQQFLAQNESTMLCHPHADQQIGIWLQDVKIKQYFHDTRLYHDPPASYAQQFKNATNLCSSYLGLHGTYANTMWAFGKNANDGAKDVYAIPPFSSFCQATTFDYRKIYPPYHFEPKPCKDNPSWNVADKMFTGREHH